A genomic segment from Muntiacus reevesi chromosome 15, mMunRee1.1, whole genome shotgun sequence encodes:
- the LOC136147270 gene encoding large ribosomal subunit protein eL21-like: protein MTNTKGKRRGTRYMFSRPFRKHGVVPLATYMRIDKKGDTVGIKGMGTVQKGMPHKCSHGKTGRVYSVTQHAVGIIVNKQVKGKILAKRINVSIEHIKHSKSRDSFLKRVKENDQKKKEAKEKGTWVQLKRQPAPPGEAHFVRTNGKEPELLEPIPYEFMA, encoded by the coding sequence ATGACCAacacaaagggaaagaggaggggcaCCCGCTACATGTTCTCTAGACCTTTTAGAAAACATGGAGTTGTTCCTTTGGCCACATACATGCGAATCGACAAGAAGGGTGATACTGTAGGTATCAAGGGAATGGGTACTGTTCAAAAAGGAATGCCCCACAAATGTTCCCATGGCAAAACTGGGAGAGTCTACAGTGTTACCCAGCATGCTGTTGGCATCATTGTAAACAAACAAGTTAAGGGCaagattcttgccaagagaattaaTGTGAGTATCGAGCATATTAAGCACTCTAAGAGCCGAGATAGCTTCCTAAAACGTGTGAaggaaaatgatcagaaaaagaaggaagccaaAGAGAAAGGGACTTGGGTTCAGCTGAAGCGCCAGCCTGCTCCACCCGGGGAAGCACACTTTGTGAGGACCAATGGAAAGGAACCTGAACTGTTGGAACCCATTCCCTATGAATTCATGGCCTGA